The following coding sequences lie in one Vibrio sp. BS-M-Sm-2 genomic window:
- the menH gene encoding 2-succinyl-6-hydroxy-2,4-cyclohexadiene-1-carboxylate synthase, which translates to MLYSNYYPAVQDSSDKPLLVFLHGLLGSGDDWSACHPFLEDFPLLCIDLPGHGQSRFIDPVGFDHCCKKIVQCITSQLALNDLPADYPIVVIGYSMGGRLAMYGVTSPCFETLNLEKVIIEGGNFGLECDEERAQRLVHDTQWAVRFAQQSIEDVLDDWYQQSVFSSLNHEQRQTLVIKRSGNLGVSVANMLLSTSLAKQPDLRATLKSHEHLLHYVCGEKDRKFMELAENSGFEYSQVDYAGHNVHFEQPELFSNLIIQCIASRR; encoded by the coding sequence ATGCTTTACTCCAATTATTACCCAGCTGTACAAGATTCTTCTGACAAACCTTTGCTTGTTTTTTTACATGGTTTACTCGGAAGCGGGGATGATTGGAGTGCATGTCATCCATTCCTCGAGGACTTTCCTCTCCTTTGCATAGATTTACCCGGACATGGACAAAGTCGCTTTATCGATCCAGTAGGGTTTGATCATTGCTGCAAGAAAATTGTCCAGTGCATCACATCTCAACTGGCGCTCAACGATCTTCCTGCCGATTACCCTATCGTAGTGATTGGGTACTCTATGGGCGGAAGGCTTGCAATGTATGGGGTGACAAGCCCTTGCTTTGAGACGCTCAATCTAGAGAAAGTCATCATTGAAGGTGGCAACTTTGGCTTGGAATGTGATGAAGAAAGAGCACAAAGGTTAGTACATGATACGCAGTGGGCTGTTCGCTTTGCACAGCAGTCGATTGAAGATGTTTTAGACGATTGGTATCAACAAAGCGTCTTTTCTTCACTAAATCATGAGCAAAGACAAACTTTGGTCATAAAGCGTAGTGGTAACCTTGGTGTATCCGTAGCAAATATGTTGTTATCTACTTCGTTAGCTAAGCAACCGGATTTACGTGCCACATTGAAATCTCATGAGCATTTATTGCATTATGTATGTGGAGAAAAAGATCGTAAATTCATGGAGCTAGCTGAGAATAGTGGCTTTGAATATAGTCAGGTGGATTACGCGGGTCATAATGTTCATTTTGAGCAACCCGAGCTGTTTTCTAACCTGATAATCCAATGTATCGCCAGTCGTCGTTAA
- the menD gene encoding 2-succinyl-5-enolpyruvyl-6-hydroxy-3-cyclohexene-1-carboxylic-acid synthase, giving the protein MIHDQAVLNRVWCHTLLEELARSGVEHVCVAPGSRSTPLTLEAEANPKLTLHTHFDERGLGFLALGLAKASDKPVAVIVTSGTAVANLLPATAESGLTREKLILLTSDRPIDLVDCGANQAIQQQGIFSSHVASALNLPSPTTQVSLNWLLTSVDSALAKQRNVGGAIHINCPFPEPLYSKNSADMYADYTNSVARWISSTSPYSNTCLPNHLTVQPLAPGDYLARKGAVIIGSIDKKAATKAQQFASALGWPIFCDPQSGVNSDWKHYDLWLQSDSVKQQLNQCDFILQFGERIVSKRLNQWVKSQAALFDSTQYVVVSPDAHRINQDHLPQTHIVANIELWITDQHLPTLLGKYSGWATPLIKVANTVQQLALAQISNNDQLTELSVAVDLSSRLKDRELFVGNSLMVRLVDMLSSISANQVYSNRGASGIDGLVATAAGVVKVNQNPLLMLIGDTSLLYDLNSLALLTHNLTPMVIVVTNNDGGAIFDLLPVPEQQKQSLYQMPHGFSFEYAAAQFQLGYAAPETLNGYQTIIEQHFEQGQGTLIVEVKTPPEQASTLLKQFSSMLTEALA; this is encoded by the coding sequence ATGATTCACGACCAAGCCGTATTAAATAGAGTTTGGTGTCACACGTTACTAGAAGAGTTAGCCCGCAGTGGTGTTGAACATGTTTGTGTTGCACCGGGATCTCGCTCAACGCCGTTAACTCTCGAAGCTGAAGCCAACCCCAAGTTAACCTTACACACGCACTTTGATGAGCGTGGTCTTGGATTTTTAGCTTTAGGCTTAGCAAAAGCAAGTGATAAACCCGTTGCGGTGATTGTGACATCAGGAACCGCTGTTGCGAATTTGCTTCCTGCGACGGCTGAATCTGGTTTGACACGAGAGAAACTGATCCTACTGACTTCTGATCGACCAATCGATTTAGTGGATTGCGGCGCTAATCAAGCGATTCAACAACAGGGTATCTTTTCTTCCCATGTTGCAAGTGCTTTAAATCTACCAAGCCCAACCACACAGGTTTCTTTGAATTGGCTCCTAACATCGGTTGATAGCGCGCTTGCGAAACAACGCAATGTTGGCGGTGCGATTCATATTAATTGCCCGTTCCCAGAGCCGCTCTATTCAAAGAACAGTGCTGACATGTATGCTGATTACACTAACAGTGTGGCAAGGTGGATCTCGTCAACAAGCCCGTATTCTAATACTTGTTTACCCAATCATTTGACTGTACAGCCATTAGCGCCGGGCGATTATCTAGCGCGTAAAGGTGCGGTGATTATTGGTTCGATTGATAAAAAAGCGGCGACAAAAGCGCAGCAGTTTGCTTCTGCTTTGGGTTGGCCGATTTTCTGTGATCCTCAATCGGGCGTGAACAGTGATTGGAAGCATTATGATCTGTGGTTACAGAGTGACTCCGTTAAACAGCAACTCAACCAGTGTGATTTCATTCTTCAGTTTGGTGAGCGTATTGTTTCTAAGCGATTAAACCAATGGGTTAAGTCACAAGCGGCTTTGTTCGATAGCACTCAATATGTTGTCGTTTCACCTGATGCGCACCGTATAAACCAAGACCATCTGCCGCAAACTCATATTGTTGCTAATATCGAGTTATGGATCACCGATCAACACCTGCCAACTTTGTTAGGTAAATATTCGGGTTGGGCGACGCCATTAATCAAGGTTGCAAATACCGTTCAGCAACTCGCACTCGCACAAATATCCAATAATGACCAACTGACAGAGTTGAGTGTTGCAGTTGACTTGTCGTCTAGACTTAAAGACAGAGAGTTGTTTGTGGGAAACAGCTTGATGGTAAGGCTGGTGGATATGCTGTCGTCAATATCTGCGAATCAAGTTTATAGTAATCGTGGTGCATCGGGCATTGATGGCTTGGTGGCAACGGCTGCGGGTGTAGTGAAAGTTAACCAGAACCCTCTGTTGATGTTGATTGGTGATACTTCTCTGCTTTACGACCTCAACTCACTGGCTTTGCTGACTCATAATTTAACGCCGATGGTTATTGTTGTGACTAACAATGATGGTGGTGCGATCTTTGATTTGTTGCCGGTACCTGAGCAACAGAAACAGTCACTTTATCAAATGCCTCATGGTTTCAGTTTTGAATACGCTGCTGCGCAATTCCAGCTTGGATACGCTGCGCCAGAAACCTTGAATGGCTACCAAACCATTATCGAACAACATTTCGAACAGGGTCAGGGTACCTTGATCGTGGAAGTTAAGACACCTCCCGAACAAGCGTCTACTTTGCTGAAACAATTCAGCTCAATGCTCACCGAGGCATTAGCCTAA
- a CDS encoding isochorismate synthase MenF yields MSHFQQTISALIERVQNAQASEVRCVEVLTQKPSFAFIEWLHAQPLFPKFYWQSRDTREEVVALGQLHTFSDPAPAYAILGEDQRIWGGRSFDGHTAKNRRCMESFFFLPQVELIRFDNTWSLAVNLSPDRVSSINALNKLSVEAAILAPLSAHIEQINHVPEREQWGGLVEKVLKGISDEEYKKVVLARKTTLQLDAPICAAQLLKASYLQNHHSFHFMLVLDSKHSFIGSTPERLYSRHGTELDTEALAGTIGRGENATEDMELANWLSQDSKNLNENQYVVDDIIERLTPHSQTVHVEKDARLVRLRKVQHLKRNIHAQLNNGVNGVQLLAALQPTAAVAGLPRKEAMDFILEHEPFARGWYAGSVGYISHQRAEFCVAIRSALIVNDQVQLFAGAGIVPGSVAEHEWQELNKKMSTLLSLISDHPPLGVAS; encoded by the coding sequence TTGTCACATTTCCAACAAACTATCTCCGCTTTGATTGAGCGAGTACAAAATGCCCAAGCAAGTGAAGTTCGTTGTGTTGAAGTTCTAACGCAAAAACCATCGTTTGCATTTATTGAATGGCTTCATGCTCAACCGCTCTTTCCTAAGTTCTACTGGCAGTCACGCGACACTCGTGAAGAGGTGGTTGCGCTCGGACAGTTACATACGTTTTCAGATCCTGCACCCGCTTACGCGATTCTTGGTGAAGACCAACGAATCTGGGGTGGACGCTCGTTTGACGGGCACACCGCAAAGAACCGTCGTTGCATGGAGTCGTTTTTCTTCCTTCCTCAGGTTGAATTGATCCGCTTTGACAATACTTGGTCGCTGGCAGTTAACTTGTCCCCTGATCGCGTTTCTTCTATTAATGCTCTGAATAAGCTTTCTGTGGAAGCGGCGATACTGGCTCCCTTGTCTGCTCATATTGAACAGATTAACCACGTTCCAGAAAGAGAACAGTGGGGCGGTTTGGTCGAGAAGGTACTCAAAGGCATCAGTGACGAAGAATATAAGAAAGTGGTTTTAGCGCGTAAAACCACGCTGCAACTTGATGCTCCTATATGTGCTGCTCAACTACTTAAAGCGAGCTATCTGCAAAATCACCACAGCTTCCACTTTATGTTGGTGCTGGATTCTAAACACAGCTTTATTGGTTCAACGCCTGAGCGCTTATATAGCCGACATGGCACTGAGCTCGATACAGAAGCACTGGCTGGGACCATTGGTCGTGGCGAGAACGCGACCGAAGATATGGAGCTAGCAAACTGGCTTTCACAAGACAGCAAAAACCTCAACGAGAACCAGTATGTGGTCGACGACATCATTGAGCGTCTCACTCCTCATTCTCAAACGGTCCATGTTGAAAAGGATGCCCGTCTAGTGCGCTTGCGTAAGGTGCAGCATTTGAAGCGCAATATCCATGCTCAGCTTAATAATGGTGTTAATGGTGTGCAGTTACTTGCTGCATTACAGCCAACTGCTGCTGTAGCGGGTTTGCCGCGTAAAGAAGCGATGGATTTTATTCTTGAGCACGAACCGTTTGCCCGAGGTTGGTATGCAGGTTCTGTGGGCTATATCAGCCATCAGCGAGCTGAATTCTGCGTAGCGATTCGAAGCGCCTTGATTGTAAATGATCAAGTACAGCTGTTTGCTGGCGCGGGGATCGTGCCGGGATCGGTTGCCGAACATGAGTGGCAAGAATTGAACAAGAAGATGTCTACTTTACTCAGCCTAATTTCTGATCACCCACCACTGGGTGTGGCGTCATGA
- a CDS encoding pyridoxal phosphate-dependent aminotransferase: MQNIGMSSKLNSVCYEIRGPVLKHAKRMEEEGHKILKLNIGNPAPFGFDAPDEILVDVIRNLPTSQGYCDSKGIYSARKAVVQHYQKKGLRNLDVEDVYIGNGASELIVMSMQALLDNGDEILVPAPDYPLWTASVALSGGTPVHYMCDEDADWYPDLDDMRAKISPKTRGIVLINPNNPTGAVYSRDFLLQVVEIAREHGLIIFADEIYDKVLYDGAVHTSVATLAEDVLMVTFNGLSKAYRVCGFRGGWMFLTGPKHLAKGYVEGLEMLASMRLCANVPMQHAIQTALGGYQSINELILPGGRLLEQRDRAWELINKIPGVSCVKPKGAMYLFPKIDTKMYNIKDDQKFVLDFLKQEKVLLVQGTGFNWPKPDHFRIVTLPHIEDLEVAIGRLERFLQTYNQDDLVDAK; encoded by the coding sequence ATGCAAAATATCGGGATGTCGTCAAAACTCAACAGCGTATGCTACGAAATCAGGGGGCCTGTACTCAAACATGCTAAGCGCATGGAAGAAGAAGGGCATAAAATACTGAAGCTTAATATTGGTAACCCCGCCCCATTTGGTTTTGACGCCCCTGATGAAATCCTTGTTGACGTAATCCGTAACCTACCGACATCTCAAGGTTACTGCGACTCAAAAGGCATCTATTCAGCCCGTAAAGCGGTTGTTCAGCACTACCAGAAAAAAGGCCTACGTAATCTTGATGTAGAAGACGTTTACATTGGTAACGGCGCATCAGAGCTTATCGTTATGTCTATGCAGGCGCTACTGGATAATGGTGATGAAATCTTAGTTCCCGCTCCGGACTACCCACTATGGACAGCGTCTGTTGCGCTTTCTGGGGGTACACCGGTTCACTACATGTGTGATGAAGATGCTGATTGGTATCCAGATCTAGATGACATGCGTGCGAAGATCTCACCAAAGACGCGCGGCATCGTTCTTATCAACCCGAACAACCCAACGGGCGCGGTATACAGCCGTGATTTCCTGCTGCAAGTGGTTGAGATTGCTCGTGAGCACGGTTTGATCATCTTCGCCGATGAAATCTACGACAAAGTACTGTACGACGGTGCGGTACACACTTCAGTGGCAACGCTTGCTGAAGACGTACTAATGGTCACGTTCAACGGCCTATCTAAAGCTTATCGCGTATGTGGTTTCCGTGGTGGTTGGATGTTCTTAACAGGCCCTAAACACCTAGCAAAAGGCTACGTTGAAGGGCTAGAAATGCTGGCCTCAATGCGTTTGTGCGCCAACGTTCCGATGCAACACGCTATCCAAACCGCACTCGGTGGCTATCAGAGTATCAATGAGCTGATTCTTCCAGGCGGTCGACTGCTTGAGCAGCGTGACCGTGCATGGGAACTAATCAACAAGATCCCTGGCGTTTCTTGTGTGAAACCGAAAGGCGCAATGTACCTGTTCCCTAAGATCGACACCAAGATGTATAACATCAAAGACGATCAAAAATTTGTGCTCGATTTCCTTAAGCAAGAGAAGGTGCTGTTGGTTCAAGGTACGGGCTTCAACTGGCCGAAACCGGATCACTTCCGCATCGTGACTTTGCCACACATTGAAGACCTTGAAGTGGCGATTGGTCGCCTAGAGCGCTTCTTGCAAACTTACAACCAAGACGATCTCGTCGACGCTAAATAA
- the yfbR gene encoding 5'-deoxynucleotidase: MKQSHFFAHLARMKLIQRWPLMRSVSSENISEHSLQVAFVAHALALIKNKKFDGQLNPEHIALLGMYHDTSEVLTGDLPTPVKYYNPDIAQEYKKIEAAAEQRLLSMLPDEFRDDFAPFLISGTASKEEQSIVKQADTICAYLKCLEELSAGNHEYEQAKRRLEETLEQRKSPEMDYFLTTFAPSFELSLDEIS, from the coding sequence ATGAAACAGAGCCATTTCTTTGCCCATCTCGCACGTATGAAGCTAATTCAACGCTGGCCTCTGATGCGATCTGTCTCAAGCGAGAACATCTCAGAACATAGCCTACAGGTTGCTTTCGTGGCCCATGCCTTGGCACTTATCAAAAACAAGAAGTTTGATGGCCAGCTCAACCCTGAACACATTGCTCTGCTCGGCATGTACCACGATACCAGTGAGGTACTGACTGGAGATCTGCCTACCCCCGTCAAATACTACAACCCAGACATCGCCCAAGAGTATAAGAAGATAGAAGCCGCCGCAGAGCAGAGACTGCTTTCGATGCTGCCAGATGAGTTCCGAGATGACTTCGCCCCATTTTTAATATCTGGAACAGCGAGTAAAGAAGAGCAAAGCATCGTCAAGCAGGCCGACACCATCTGTGCTTACCTGAAATGCTTGGAAGAGCTCAGTGCGGGCAATCATGAATACGAGCAAGCCAAGCGCCGACTGGAAGAGACACTCGAACAACGCAAAAGCCCAGAAATGGACTACTTTCTCACCACATTTGCGCCAAGCTTTGAATTATCACTAGACGAGATAAGCTAG
- a CDS encoding anti-phage deoxyguanosine triphosphatase, translating to MNSLLEPPFVLEQEWQHRNDDEHKIRRDDHRSPYQRDRARVLHSAAFRRLQAKTQIHGTMVNDFHRTRLTHSLEAAQLGTGIVAQLKKKQPEFRDLLPSDSLIDSLCLAHDIGHPPYGHGGEVALNYMMRGHGGFEGNAQTFRIVTQLEPYTEHHGMNLSRRTLLGLIKYPSLLSEVQAKLQSEPVKHQRQLRAKDWMPAKGIYDHDEELFNWVLEPLSSSDQQLLKQKRKTHTEPLEHNKTKYKSLDCSIMELADDIAYGVHDLEDAIVLGSVTKAQWVESAYPQLKEMADPWICEHLDSITEMLFSGEQYRRKDAIGGIVNALLTSISIKRVDASFESVLLAYNAVLEPSMDGTLDKLKNFVSEFVIQVPQVQVIEYKGQQIIMDMFEALSADPERLLPLPIKKQWLQHQDESRKMRVIADYISSMTDDLAQKMHQQLFSAHTEF from the coding sequence TTGAATTCTCTACTCGAACCACCCTTTGTACTCGAACAAGAATGGCAGCATCGAAATGACGATGAACATAAAATAAGACGTGATGATCACCGTAGCCCATATCAACGTGACCGTGCGCGCGTGCTTCACTCTGCTGCTTTTCGTCGCTTACAAGCGAAAACCCAGATTCATGGCACCATGGTGAATGACTTTCATCGAACACGCCTTACTCACTCTCTTGAGGCCGCTCAGCTTGGCACAGGTATCGTTGCTCAACTGAAGAAAAAGCAACCCGAGTTTCGAGATCTATTACCCTCAGACAGTTTGATTGATTCACTGTGTTTGGCTCACGACATAGGTCATCCGCCATACGGACATGGCGGCGAAGTCGCACTCAACTACATGATGCGCGGCCACGGTGGCTTTGAAGGCAACGCTCAAACGTTTCGTATTGTCACACAGCTAGAGCCTTACACTGAACATCACGGAATGAACCTATCTCGACGCACTTTGTTAGGTCTGATTAAGTACCCTTCTCTGCTTAGTGAGGTTCAAGCTAAATTGCAGTCTGAGCCCGTTAAGCATCAGCGACAACTCCGAGCCAAAGATTGGATGCCAGCAAAAGGCATCTACGATCATGATGAAGAACTGTTTAACTGGGTACTGGAGCCGCTTTCAAGCAGCGACCAACAGCTTCTAAAACAGAAAAGAAAAACGCATACCGAGCCACTTGAACACAATAAGACCAAATATAAGTCGCTTGATTGTTCGATCATGGAGCTTGCTGATGACATCGCGTATGGCGTGCACGATTTAGAAGATGCGATTGTGCTTGGGTCTGTGACCAAAGCTCAGTGGGTCGAATCGGCTTACCCTCAATTGAAAGAGATGGCCGACCCTTGGATTTGTGAACATCTAGATTCAATTACAGAGATGCTGTTCTCTGGTGAACAGTATCGTCGAAAAGATGCGATTGGTGGAATCGTCAACGCACTGTTGACCAGTATCTCTATCAAGCGAGTAGATGCTAGCTTTGAGAGTGTGCTGTTGGCTTACAATGCGGTGCTTGAACCTAGCATGGACGGCACGCTCGATAAATTGAAAAACTTTGTCAGCGAGTTCGTGATTCAAGTGCCTCAGGTTCAAGTCATCGAATACAAAGGCCAGCAGATCATCATGGATATGTTTGAAGCATTAAGTGCGGATCCTGAACGCTTGTTGCCACTGCCAATCAAGAAGCAATGGCTACAGCATCAAGATGAATCAAGAAAGATGCGCGTGATAGCGGATTACATTTCATCAATGACTGATGATCTTGCGCAGAAAATGCATCAGCAACTGTTCTCGGCTCATACCGAGTTTTAA
- a CDS encoding tRNA-uridine aminocarboxypropyltransferase translates to MSRYCPQCSKALKACICQWITPLESNVELIILQHPSEEHRPMGTARILSLSLSNSVTFVGEDFSDNEQLNALLADEQYQHVILYPSENSVSVESATYPSKKLRVILLDGTWKKAFKMWQVSSNLHALNTVHLPKDLKGNYRIRKAPSENSLSTVEAGYHLLSLLERDGDFSPLLTAFDQMIQFQINQMPPGVFEKNYLD, encoded by the coding sequence ATGTCTCGTTATTGCCCCCAATGTAGCAAGGCTTTGAAAGCTTGTATTTGTCAGTGGATTACACCACTCGAATCGAATGTTGAGCTTATCATTCTTCAGCACCCATCAGAAGAGCATCGTCCGATGGGAACTGCACGTATTCTCTCGTTATCTTTAAGTAATAGCGTGACGTTTGTCGGTGAAGACTTTTCAGACAATGAACAACTCAACGCATTGCTGGCCGATGAACAGTACCAACATGTGATCTTATACCCAAGTGAAAACTCTGTGTCTGTTGAGTCGGCAACATACCCAAGCAAGAAGCTACGTGTGATTTTATTGGATGGGACGTGGAAGAAAGCATTCAAGATGTGGCAAGTGTCGAGTAACTTGCATGCGTTGAACACGGTCCACTTACCAAAAGATCTCAAGGGTAATTATCGAATTCGCAAAGCACCCAGTGAAAACAGCCTTTCAACAGTTGAAGCTGGCTATCATTTGCTTAGCTTGTTAGAGCGTGATGGCGACTTTAGCCCGTTGCTTACGGCATTTGACCAAATGATTCAGTTTCAAATCAATCAAATGCCGCCGGGCGTGTTTGAGAAAAACTACTTAGATTAA
- the rrtA gene encoding rhombosortase codes for MYPVLIFTSLLCVLFQLEPIQAWVVWDSNAIAEGQWWRILTGNFSHTNYSHLLMNLAGLWIISYLFQPSKKQLVAALLVISLATGVALLFSSIQIYVGLSGTLHGLFGLFALKEALNGRKSSWLLVLGLVTKVAWEQLIGPSSTTGELINARVAIEAHLAGALAGGFIAIVLYLTNKETDQS; via the coding sequence GTGTACCCTGTTTTAATTTTCACTTCACTTTTATGCGTCTTATTCCAACTTGAGCCAATACAAGCTTGGGTCGTTTGGGATAGCAATGCGATTGCCGAGGGGCAATGGTGGCGAATCCTAACAGGAAACTTTTCACATACCAACTACTCACACCTTCTGATGAATCTAGCAGGCTTGTGGATCATCAGCTATCTGTTTCAACCGAGTAAAAAACAGCTTGTTGCTGCTTTGCTTGTGATTAGTTTAGCGACTGGCGTCGCTCTGTTATTTTCGAGTATTCAGATCTATGTTGGCCTATCTGGCACTTTGCATGGGTTGTTTGGCTTATTCGCGCTCAAAGAGGCTTTAAACGGCAGGAAATCTAGTTGGCTATTAGTATTGGGATTAGTCACTAAAGTCGCTTGGGAGCAGCTGATTGGCCCTTCTAGTACGACTGGTGAGCTGATTAACGCTCGTGTCGCGATTGAAGCCCACCTAGCAGGAGCACTGGCCGGGGGCTTCATAGCTATCGTTTTATACCTAACCAATAAAGAAACGGATCAAAGTTGA
- a CDS encoding ComEA family DNA-binding protein, which translates to MRTIYSTLLLSFLMLLSPAVFADSPTKAELYDGIEITVNINTATAEELSALLVGVGDKKAQEIVVYREQNGAFTTADDLASVKGIGEATVKKNRERIQL; encoded by the coding sequence ATGCGCACGATATACTCAACATTACTTCTTTCATTTCTGATGCTTTTAAGCCCTGCCGTGTTTGCAGACAGCCCAACCAAGGCTGAGCTTTACGATGGCATTGAGATTACGGTTAACATCAACACAGCGACAGCAGAGGAGCTATCAGCACTACTGGTTGGTGTGGGTGACAAAAAAGCCCAAGAGATTGTCGTCTATAGAGAGCAGAACGGTGCGTTTACAACTGCTGATGACTTGGCGAGTGTGAAAGGGATAGGTGAAGCGACAGTTAAAAAGAACCGCGAAAGAATTCAACTTTGA
- the ppiD gene encoding peptidylprolyl isomerase: protein MMDRLREGVNSIAVKIILGLIILSFVFAGVGSYITGGGNNAAAKVGNTEIARGEFEQAYQNERNRMQSQLGDYFAQMLADPAYVESFRKSVLDRMINDVLLEQQAESLGLRISDSQIRTMILEMPQFQTAGQFDQEVYQSALRRAGFSAESFAEYMRRDLMRNQLVTALQGSEFVLQGEIDTQSKLIAQTRDIRTVTLSVADLAKGIELTDEQIEQYYQENPAAYTRPEQAKVSYIELSAEALKSQLEVSDEEAQKYYQEHLDKYSTEEQRKVSHILVQGDDEAKAQSILDELNAGADFATLAEEKSDDFGSADVGGDLGWIERDVMDPAFEDAAFALENIGDTTGLVKSDFGYHIIKLDELKASQAQPYTEVAAEIKQELLDQHAVDQFYEQQTELEKVAFEFPDSLDDSAEAINAKITTTDFISQIDAPEVLMTPAVMQAILSPEVKEDGLNSEVIEVAPEHVIVVRVEETRDETVLPLEEVKDQVVAALSAVKAEEQAVELGVSLVNDLKAGNEAVLADNNLEFTELETIDRNSPLAASVFALAKPEAGQAVFGQSKDQDGNIVVVELSKVTAEINPAYSTQIGAQLERVGNQQDLTNVLNVLRKNADVEYYVVGQGQ from the coding sequence ATGATGGATCGATTACGCGAAGGCGTGAATAGCATCGCGGTAAAAATTATCCTTGGGTTGATTATCCTGTCATTCGTATTCGCAGGTGTAGGCAGCTACATCACCGGTGGCGGTAACAACGCAGCAGCTAAAGTTGGCAACACAGAAATTGCTCGTGGTGAGTTCGAACAGGCTTACCAAAACGAACGTAATCGCATGCAGTCTCAACTTGGCGATTACTTCGCTCAAATGCTTGCAGACCCTGCATACGTAGAGTCTTTCCGTAAATCAGTACTTGATCGCATGATCAACGATGTACTGCTTGAGCAGCAAGCTGAGTCTTTAGGCCTACGAATCAGTGATTCTCAAATCCGTACCATGATTCTAGAAATGCCTCAGTTCCAAACAGCTGGTCAATTCGACCAAGAAGTTTACCAATCGGCACTACGTCGTGCAGGTTTTAGCGCAGAGAGCTTCGCTGAATACATGCGTCGTGACCTAATGCGCAACCAGCTTGTGACTGCACTTCAAGGCAGTGAATTCGTTCTTCAAGGCGAAATCGATACTCAGAGCAAGCTTATCGCACAAACTCGTGACATTCGCACGGTGACACTGTCTGTTGCTGACCTAGCAAAAGGCATCGAGTTAACTGACGAGCAAATCGAACAGTACTACCAAGAGAACCCTGCGGCTTATACTCGTCCAGAGCAAGCTAAGGTGTCTTACATTGAGCTTTCTGCTGAAGCGCTTAAGTCTCAGCTTGAAGTAAGCGATGAAGAAGCACAGAAATACTACCAAGAGCACCTAGACAAATACTCAACTGAAGAGCAACGTAAAGTTAGCCACATCCTAGTTCAAGGCGATGACGAAGCGAAAGCTCAGTCAATCCTAGACGAGCTAAATGCAGGCGCTGATTTTGCTACGCTAGCGGAAGAGAAATCTGACGACTTCGGTAGTGCAGACGTTGGCGGTGACCTAGGTTGGATTGAGCGCGATGTGATGGACCCAGCATTCGAAGACGCGGCTTTCGCTCTTGAGAATATTGGTGACACGACTGGCCTAGTTAAATCTGATTTCGGCTACCACATCATCAAGCTAGACGAACTAAAAGCGTCTCAAGCTCAGCCTTACACTGAAGTAGCGGCAGAGATTAAGCAAGAGCTTCTAGACCAGCACGCTGTAGACCAGTTCTACGAGCAACAAACTGAGCTAGAAAAAGTAGCGTTTGAATTCCCAGATTCTCTAGATGATTCTGCAGAAGCTATCAATGCGAAGATCACAACAACAGATTTCATCTCTCAAATTGACGCTCCAGAAGTTCTGATGACGCCTGCAGTTATGCAAGCTATCTTGAGCCCTGAAGTGAAAGAAGACGGTCTAAACTCTGAAGTCATCGAAGTGGCTCCTGAGCACGTGATTGTTGTTCGTGTAGAAGAGACTCGCGACGAGACAGTTCTTCCTCTTGAAGAAGTTAAAGATCAAGTTGTGGCTGCATTATCTGCTGTAAAAGCAGAAGAGCAAGCTGTTGAGCTAGGTGTTTCTCTAGTTAACGACCTTAAAGCTGGTAACGAAGCAGTGCTAGCGGACAACAACCTTGAGTTCACAGAGCTTGAAACTATTGACCGTAACTCTCCATTAGCAGCATCTGTATTCGCTCTAGCGAAACCAGAAGCAGGCCAAGCTGTGTTCGGTCAATCTAAAGACCAAGACGGTAACATCGTTGTTGTTGAGCTTTCTAAAGTAACGGCTGAAATTAACCCAGCTTACAGCACTCAAATTGGTGCACAATTGGAGCGAGTTGGCAACCAACAAGATCTGACTAATGTACTAAACGTACTTCGTAAAAACGCAGACGTTGAATATTACGTAGTGGGTCAAGGTCAGTAA
- a CDS encoding HU family DNA-binding protein translates to MNKTQLVESIAENADISKASAGRALDAFIEAVGTTLQSGDQVALVGFGTFSVRTRAARTGRNPKTGEEIQIAEAKVPGFKAGKALKDACN, encoded by the coding sequence GTGAATAAAACACAACTAGTAGAATCAATCGCAGAAAACGCAGACATCTCTAAAGCTTCAGCTGGCCGCGCTCTAGACGCATTCATCGAAGCAGTTGGCACAACGCTACAATCAGGCGACCAAGTTGCACTTGTTGGCTTTGGTACTTTCAGTGTTCGTACTCGTGCTGCTCGTACAGGTCGTAACCCAAAAACTGGTGAAGAGATCCAAATCGCAGAAGCTAAAGTACCTGGCTTCAAGGCGGGTAAAGCACTTAAAGACGCATGTAACTAA